Genomic DNA from bacterium:
AGAGGTTCAGAGGAAAGAAGTAGCGTCGAAAAAACCGCCAATGATCTTCTCCTGGATATCAGCGGTTCTATGGGTGATCCAGTCGGAAGGGGGGATCAGAGGAGCAAGACGGATGGTGTGAAAGAGGCGGTCACCATGTTTGTGAGCAGGATGTCGCCCACTGCATGGCTATCCATTATATTGTTCAACGGCTCTGCGAGACTGCTCTGGCCCATGCAGCCGCTTGAAGACAAGGGCAAGGTAATCAATGAGGTACAGAAGATTATAGCCGACGGCTCAACTAATATGGCAGAAGGTATGATGATGGCGCTTGAGCAATTCAAGAAAGCTCCTAAAGAGTTCACCAAAAGATTGTTCGTGCTTAGTGACGGGATTTCAGGCAGTAACCCGATGCATGCGGCAGACCTGCTTAAGAAAGCAGGCGCACGCATTACATCCATCGGCTTCGGGGATGACCTTGGAGCTCTGGATACGACAGTCCTTAAGGCCGTAGCCAGCACCTCGCCGTCTGGAAATCCCGAATACTATCATTTCCTTGATTCTGCGAACCTGACCTGCTTCATGGAAAATAAGACACGGGTCATATAGGAGGGGTTAAGCAATGGCAAATATAGCCGCAACTTCTGAAAAAGGCTTGCGCAAATTCCAGCAGGACAGTTACCGGTTCAACCTGATCGGCGGGACAGCCTGCCTTGTTGTAGCTGACGGGAACGGCGGGAACAATGCGGAAGTGCTTTCAGCAAAAGCCGCTGATAGCTGCATGTCCTGCCTGAGCCTGGCACTATCAAACGGCAGGGATATCGGTTCGGACGATTGCCTTCGGACAATAGGCATCGGGGCCATCAATTTTGCTGCGGATGCTGTCATGCAGGAAAAAGACTCCAATCATAATCTTGCTAATGCCGGGACAACCATTACGGTTGTCCTGGCCTCTCCCCCAAGGGCTGGTGCATTCTGGATCGGGGACTCAGGGGCCTATATCTATGATTCAGACGGCCTGCTCCATCTCACTAACCCGTTGCATACACTGGCAGAGAGGCTGATTGAGCAAGGCCAGGATCCATCGATACGCACTAAACAGCCCGGCCTTAACTCTGTGCTCACAAGATGTGCCGGGCATGAAAGCTGTGAGCCGAGTTCAAGGATAATCCGCATGGAAGGCCAGGCAATATTGCTTGCCGGAAGCGACGGAGTCTTCGGCTACCTGCCGGAAGAAGCGTTGACAGACATCCTGAAGAACAACTTGGGAGAATGCTACGATATCCGGGAGCTTGTCAAATCTATTGTCGATACAAGCCTTCTT
This window encodes:
- a CDS encoding vWA domain-containing protein, whose protein sequence is MASTQVFNDKEKRSITERATLLLRGSEERSSVEKTANDLLLDISGSMGDPVGRGDQRSKTDGVKEAVTMFVSRMSPTAWLSIILFNGSARLLWPMQPLEDKGKVINEVQKIIADGSTNMAEGMMMALEQFKKAPKEFTKRLFVLSDGISGSNPMHAADLLKKAGARITSIGFGDDLGALDTTVLKAVASTSPSGNPEYYHFLDSANLTCFMENKTRVI
- a CDS encoding PP2C family protein-serine/threonine phosphatase, giving the protein MANIAATSEKGLRKFQQDSYRFNLIGGTACLVVADGNGGNNAEVLSAKAADSCMSCLSLALSNGRDIGSDDCLRTIGIGAINFAADAVMQEKDSNHNLANAGTTITVVLASPPRAGAFWIGDSGAYIYDSDGLLHLTNPLHTLAERLIEQGQDPSIRTKQPGLNSVLTRCAGHESCEPSSRIIRMEGQAILLAGSDGVFGYLPEEALTDILKNNLGECYDIRELVKSIVDTSLLVYNSDDNCTLIGCTIQPHHKLACKTSYLTKLYEWR